Proteins from a genomic interval of Rosa chinensis cultivar Old Blush chromosome 2, RchiOBHm-V2, whole genome shotgun sequence:
- the LOC112185545 gene encoding protein Brevis radix-like 4, translating to MLTCIARPKKLGDESLSQPEVSDSTNAAANKQQAAIKSLTFQLKDMALKASGAYRHCNPCTGPAAQSRLKGTGESDADSDRFRWSYRRTGSSSSTTPRTWGKEMEARLKGISSGEGTPNSASGRRVDPVVFVEEREPKEWVAQVEPGVLITFVSLPRGGNDLKRIRFSREIFNKWQAQRWWAENYDKVMELYNVQRFNRQAFPLPTPPRSEDESSIQSSKMESVEDSPVTPPLTRERLPRNLYRPPGMGMGYSSSDSLDHHPMQSRQYCDSVGVNSTPKLSSISGTKTETSSMDASIRSSSSRDADRSGELSISNASDLETEWVEQDEPGVYITIRALPGGKRELRRVRFSREKFGEMHARMWWEENRARIHEQYL from the exons ATGTTGACGTGCATAGCTCGGCCTAAGAAACTCGGCGACGAGTCGCTGAGTCAACCCGAGGTCTCCGACTCCACCAACGCCGCGGCCAACAAACAACAGGCGGCGATTAAATCGCTCACTTTCCAG CTGAAGGATATGGCGTTGAAGGCGTCGGGAGCGTACAGGCATTGCAACCCCTGCACCGGTCCGGCGGCGCAGAGCCGGCTCAAAGGGACGGGAGAGTCGGACGCGGACTCGGACCGGTTCAGGTGGTCGTACCGGCGGACCGGGAGCTCGAGCTCGACGACGCCGAGGACTTGGGGGAAGGAGATGGAGGCGAGGCTGAAAGGGATCTCGAGCGGCGAAGGCACGCCGAACTCGGCCAGCGGCCGCCGGGTCGACCCGGTCGTGTTCGTTGAAGAGAGAGAGCCCAAGGAGTGGGTGGCCCAGGTGGAGCCCGGAGTGCTCATCACCTTCGTTTCGTTGCCACGTGGCGGGAATGATCTCAAGCGCATTAGGTTCAG TCGAGAGATATTTAACAAATGGCAAGCGCAAAGGTGGTGGGCGGAGAACTATGACAAGGTCATGGAGCTGTACAATGTTCAAAGGTTTAACAGGCAAGCATTCCCACTACCAACCCCGCCAAGATCTGAAGATGAG AGTTCGATACAGAGTTCAAAGATGGAATCTGTAGAAGATAGCCCTGTAACACCGCCACTAACCAGAGAACGGTTACCTAGAAACTTGTACCGTCCACCAGGGATGGGTATGGGATACTCATCCTCAGATTCACTTGACCATCATCCAATGCAGTCCCGCCAGTATTGTGATTCAGTTGGTGTGAATTCCACccctaaactctccagcatAAGTGGCACTAAGACAGAGACATCATCGATGGATGCCTCTATAAGAAGTAGTTCATCAAGGGATGCTGATCGCTCTGGGGAGCTATCTATCAGCAATGCTAGTGATTTGGAGACTGAATGGGTTGAACAGGATGAGCCTGGGGTTTACATCACAATCCGAGCATTGCCAGGTGGCAAACGGGAGCTTAGACGAGTCAGATTCAG CCGAGAAAAATTTGGAGAGATGCACGCCAGAATGTGGTGGGAAGAGAATCGAGCCAGGATACATGAACAATACTTGTGA
- the LOC112183566 gene encoding protein BIG GRAIN 1-like B: protein MMIDNWVERQSVHSSMFTNSASSSSESSSGAAFSSSDQTESSYKRRSKQSPAVVVSVRSENMEKPKSESGSGGGFTKTKLRALKIYGELKKAKQPISPGGKIASFINSIFNSGNVKKAKMCYVGAVEDVSTSEHVTKSTYSSSSASTFSRSCLSKPSSRSKKSSNGNKRSVRFYPISVILGEDDTQISSHKCVYEQDPSLMPKPTFQKFARTPGQNFRRSLCEDGDDEESDAESYSSSDLFELNQPVGIGRYREELPVYETTNVRTNQAIAKGLIL, encoded by the coding sequence ATGATGATCGATAATTGGGTTGAGAGGCAGAGCGTTCACAGCTCTATGTTCACGAACTCGGCTTCCAGTTCTTCAGAGTCGAGCTCCGGAGCTGCATTTTCGTCTTCGGATCAAACAGAGTCGAGCTACAAAAGACGGTCGAAACAGAGTCCGGCAGTAGTGGTCTCTGTTCGCTCCGAGAATATGGAGAAGCCGAAAAGCGAGAGTGGAAGTGGAGGCGGGTTTACGAAGACGAAGCTTAGAGCTCTCAAAATCTACGGCGAATTGAAGAAAGCCAAGCAACCCATTTCGCCGGGAGGAAAAATTGCGAGCTTCATCAACTCGATTTTCAATTCCGGGAACGTCAAGAAAGCCAAGATGTGCTATGTTGGAGCTGTAGAAGACGTGAGTACTTCAGAGCATGTAACCAAGTCTACTTACTCTTCTTCTTCGGCTTCAACTTTTTCAAGGTCTTGTTTGAGCAAACCTTCTTCAAGGTCCAAGAAATCGAGCAATGGCAACAAAAGGTCCGTGAGGTTTTACCCAATAAGTGTGATTCTTGGTGAAGATGACACTCAAATTTCAAGCCATAAATGTGTTTATGAACAAGATCCTAGCTTGATGCCAAAACCCACATTTCAAAAATTTGCAAGAACTCCAGGTCAAAATTTCCGGAGAAGCTTAtgtgaagatggtgatgatgaggaAAGTGATGCTGAGAGTTATTCAAGTTCGGATCTTTTCGAGCTCAATCAACCAGTTGGGATTGGTAGATATAGAGAAGAACTTCCGGTTTATGAAACCACTAATGTCAGAACCAATCAAGCCATTGCCAAAGGCTTGATattgtaa
- the LOC112189611 gene encoding vacuolar protein sorting-associated protein 2 homolog 1 — translation MSFIFGKRKTPAELLRENKRMLDKSIREIERERGSLQTQEKKLIQEIKKSAKQGQMGAVRVMAKDLVRTRHQIEKFYKLKSQLQGVSLRIQTLKSTQAMGEAMKGVTKAMGQMNRQMNLPSLQKIMQEFERQNEKMELTTEVMGDAIDDALEGDEEEEETDDLVNQVLDEIGITVNQELVNAPSASVAAPAAKGKVAQVEAAATDDGGIDSDLQARLDNLRRM, via the exons ATGAGTTTCATCTTCGGCAAGCGCAAAACCCCCGCAG AACTCTTGCGGGAGAACAAGAGAATGTTGGATAAATCTATTAGAGAaatagagagggagagaggatcCCTCCAGACGCAAGAGAAGAAACTGATTCAAGAGATTAAGAAGAGTGCTAAGCAAGGGCAGAtg ggaGCTGTCAGAGTTATGGCAAAAGACCTTGTTCGAACACGGCACCAGATTGAAAAGTTTTATAAGCTCAAGTCACAACTCCAGGGTGTATCTCTCAGAATCCAG acaCTGAAATCAACTCAAGCGATGGGAGAGGCAATGAAGGGGGTGACAAAGGCAATGGGCCAGATGAATAGACAGATGAACTTGCCATCACTGCAGAAAATTATGCAAGAATTTGAGAGGCAGAATGAGAAGATGGAATTGACAACTGAGGTGATGGGAGATGCCATTGATGATGCTTTGGAAGGagacgaggaagaggaggaaACAGACGACCTAGTTAACCaagttcttgatgaaattggtATAACCGTCAATCAAGAG CTTGTTAATGCGCCATCAGCCTCTGTGGCTGCACCAGCTGCAAAGGGCAAGGTTGCACAAGTGGAAGCAGCTGCGACCGATGATGGTGGGATAGATAGTGATTTACAGGCGAGGCTAGACAATTTAAGAAGGATGTAG